From Candidatus Palibaumannia cicadellinicola, the proteins below share one genomic window:
- a CDS encoding OmpH family outer membrane protein translates to MKKWLYAASLIFLFFTYTDTLATDRIAVVNILSILQQSPQFALVAQQLEKEFQNSINELKLIEEDLQNQIQRLQRDGSIMKESERSELEKSVIQQRDTLSNKVKNFEKNQNFRQREERSKILSSIKDIVKNIASKEGYDVVIDTNAVAYASNTKDITADVLKQVL, encoded by the coding sequence GTGAAAAAATGGTTATATGCAGCTAGCTTAATTTTTCTATTTTTTACCTATACTGATACCTTAGCTACAGATAGAATTGCTGTAGTTAATATATTAAGTATTTTACAGCAGTCTCCACAATTTGCTTTAGTAGCTCAACAACTAGAAAAGGAATTCCAAAACAGTATTAATGAATTAAAATTAATAGAAGAAGATCTACAAAATCAAATACAACGTTTACAACGTGATGGTTCTATTATGAAAGAAAGTGAGCGTAGCGAGCTAGAAAAATCAGTAATTCAACAGCGCGATACTTTATCAAATAAAGTTAAAAACTTTGAAAAAAATCAAAATTTTCGTCAAAGGGAAGAACGTAGTAAAATACTAAGTAGTATAAAAGATATAGTTAAAAATATTGCTAGTAAAGAAGGTTATGATGTAGTCATAGATACTAATGCTGTTGCTTACGCAAGTAATACTAAAGATATTACTGCTGATGTCCTTAAACAGGTATTATAA